One Benincasa hispida cultivar B227 chromosome 5, ASM972705v1, whole genome shotgun sequence genomic window carries:
- the LOC120077962 gene encoding protein NETWORKED 1D yields the protein METPSASDSKRSYSWWWDSHISPKTSKWLQENLSDMDEKIKQMIKVIEEDADSFAKRAEMYYKKRPELMKLVEEFYRAYRALAERYDHATVVIHQAHRTMAEAFPNHISIGHPDDSSVASTSDANFRTPEKSSHICTSFDFDTMESDAFNLPSFPACTGEKNKASSKGSNLMTREKWLKDLNELFNSGAAKNLLKFEDGTARKGLNFHDLDPKEENIQNNGSLDIKNQVYVESERVDKAETEILSLKNSLAKLEAEKEVGLVQYNNSLQRLSKLESEVSRTQEDSRSLNERAGKAETEVLILKESLAKLETERETSLLRYQQCLDKLSTLQDSILCVQKNVENTERASKAETEVERLKWEISRVESQREAALVQYRESSDIILNLEERVVHAEEDARRYKVQSDEAQIEVLAIREALTQLVEETKAAGLRHHLCTEKIAGLEHQISNAQEELERLQDEKANGVAKLKGAEERCLHLQRSNQILQSELESMVQKIGSQSVELIEKQKELGRLWASIQDERLRYVENETAFRKLQELHSKSQEEIRSMAEDSQIQVQTLKDMETRNQVLEDEVQKIEEEKRSLKDLNLSSKMSINCLRDEMSNMTTNLEKLEASLEFQLNQKNALEREILCLKEELGDLKQKNLIMLEQIESVGFAPENFGSSVKELRDENSKMIETIEVEKREKSALLEKLKDMEEHCEKNTLLETAISNLHIELESQQTKVKVLEECCQLLSGEKSTLVTERAFLSSQLQMATENLERQSEKNTLLESSLSDANLERKQLAENVEKLHCLNNDLEEKVRLLEGSLEDVQLKNLHLRKSLERSEQELLEAEQILIMMQNEKSELHKRVKELTIMCEEAKAIVEEKESVIVKLSGDSKHLAREIASQRELNCTLEVELGRIQEDIKRHKHREKRLRCELVKKRMEVEICETQADELFGELQISNVHEIVFKGKLLELDEAYVSLENRSNYKDVKTETLRERINNITDLNGELGIHLAKYTSAVTSLNDSVSYLENHTLLCRKAHKHDKQEVKDTDSVNHQRSEGYQQRYHDLIATLHNGSFELKDLHRRIQAVEMAVIEKVKLETLENLNSTGKQEMVMRRVEEVACGNSLVRENDQTRPTTPRREIESGNELQRSKTKVFEVSGEILTKDIILDQMAKCSNGADKREENLDAYNQMLELWEATDEDGSIDLMVCKSQNMATSSTNYNRFEVVKEQNKRRSTDSLVEKEVGVDILETSSRLSVPLHKRKERKILERLDSDMQKLTNLQITVQDLMRIVLTKQSRRNSAAEYDTMKEQLEEVEATVMKLFNANCKLMKNVQDGTLSSDGASTIVSDEGGNVRKRIISAQARRGSKKIGQLQLEVQRLQFLLLKQDEEKENKTKTKMIDRPKIRLQDYLYGSIRSKNKNKKTAFCGCMHATMSPSPTIGEWGYSTSLVGNQHRLHN from the exons ATGGAAACCCCCTCGGCTTCAGATTCAAAGCGCTCGTATTCTTGGTGGTGGGATAGCCACATTAGCCCAAAGACTTCTAAATGGCTTCAAGAAAATCTTTCAG ACATGGATGAAAAAATCAAGCAGATGATCAAGGTTATTGAAGAAGATGCAGATTCCTTTGCAAAGAGGGCTGAGATGTATTATAAAAAGCGTCCGGAGCTTATGAAACTAGTTGAAGAGTTTTACCGGGCATACCGAGCGTTGGCTGAAAGATACGATCACGCAACCGTAGTGATTCACCAGGCTCATCGAACAATGGCTGAAGCTTTTCCTAATCATATATCCATTGGTCACCCTGATGATAGTTCTGTTGCGTCTACTTCTGATGCTAATTTTCGTACACCTGAGAAATCATCCCATATATGCACCTCGTTTGATTTCGACACCATGGAATCAGATGCTTTCAACTTACCTTCATTTCCGGCTTGCACTGGGGAAAAAAATAAAGCTTCCAGCAAAGGCTCCAATTTGATGACAAGGGAGAAGTGGTTGAAGGATCTTAATGAGTTGTTTAACTCAGGAGCAGCCAAGaaccttttgaaatttgaagatGGGACGGCGAGAAAAGGTCTCAATTTTCATGATCTCGATCCCAAAGAAGAGAATATACAAAATAATGGGAGCCTTGATATTAAAAATCAAGTATATGTTGAGTCTGAAAGGGTGGACAAAGCTGAGACTGAAATTTTATCCTTAAAGAATTCCCTTGCTAAATTAGAAGCTGAAAAGGAAGTAGGTTTGGTTCAGTATAACAACAGTCTACAGCGGTTGTCTAAATTAGAGTCTGAAGTCTCTCGAACGCAAGAAGACTCAAGGAGTTTAAACGAAAGAGCTGGTAAGGCAGAGACTGAGGTTCTGATTTTGAAAGAGTCTCTTGCCAAACTAGAGACTGAAAGAGAAACCAGTCTTTTAAGATACCAGCAATGTTTGGATAAGTTATCTACTTTACAAGACAGCATCTTGTGTGTTCAAAAGAATGTTGAAAATACTGAGAGAGCAAGTAAAGCTGAAACTGAAGTTGAAAGACTAAAATGGGAAATTTCAAGAGTTGAGTCTCAAAGAGAAGCTGCCCTTGTCCAATACAGGGAATCTTCTGATATAATTTTAAACTTAGAGGAAAGAGTAGTTCATGCAGAAGAGGATGCTAGAAGGTACAAAGTGCAATCCGATGAAGCTCAGATCGAAGTTTTAGCTATTAGAGAAGCGCTTACACAATTAGTTGAAGAAACAAAAGCTGCTGGTCTCAGGCATCATTTATGTACAGAGAAGATTGCTGGTCTGGAACATCAAATCTCTAATGCACAGGAGGAGCTAGAAAGGCTACAGGATGAAAAGGCTAATGGGGTTGCAAAGTTGAAGGGTGCTGAAGAAAGGTGCCTTCATTTACAGAGATCAAATCAAATTCTTCAATCTGAGTTGGAGTCTATGGTACAGAAGATAGGCTCACAAAGTGTAGAATTAATTGAGAAGCAAAAGGAGTTAGGAAGGCTTTGGGCTTCAATTCAGGATGAGCGTTTGAGATATGTAGAGAACGAAACTGCTTTCAGAAAATTGCAAGAACTGCATTCAAAATCTCAGGAAGAAATCAGATCAATGGCTGAAGATAGCCAGATTCAGGTTCAGACTTTGAAGGATATGGAAACTCGAAATCAAGTACTAGAGGATGAAGTTCAGAAGATTGAGGAGGAGAAAAGGAGCTTGAAGGATCTTAACTTGTCTTCAAAGATGTCGATAAATTGTTTGCGGGATGAGATGTCAAACATGACTACAAATTTGGAAAAACTTGAAGCAAGTCTTGAGTTTCAGCTCAACCAAAAGAATGCTCTTGAGAGAGAAATTTTATGTCTGAAAGAAGAACTTGGCGATCTAAAACAGAAGAATTTGATTATGTTGGAGCAGATTGAGTCTGTTGGCTTTGCTCCCGAGAACTTCGGATCATCTGTGAAAGAATTACGTGATGAGAACTCGAAGATGATAGAGACAATTGAGGtggagaagagagaaaaatcagctcttttggagaaattgaaAGACATGGAAGAACACTGTGAGAAAAATACTCTTCTTGAGACTGCTATCTCAAATTTACATATTGAACTAGAAAGCCAACAGACGAAGGTAAAGGTATTGGAAGAATGCTGTCAACTTCTCTCAGGAGAGAAATCCACTCTTGTGACTGAGAGGGCCTTCCTGTCTTCTCAGTTGCAGATGGCAACTGAAAACTTAGAGAGACAGTCAGAGAAAAACACCCTTCTAGAGAGTTCACTTTCTGATGCAAACCTTGAAAGGAAACAACTTGCTGAAAATGTGGAAAAGCTTCACTGCTTGAACAATGATCTTGAAGAGAAAGTAAGATTATTGGAGGGCAGTCTTGAAGATGTACAGTTGAAAAACTTGCATCTCAGGAAGTCTTTAGAGAGGTCAGAGCAGGAGCTTTTGGAAGCAGAACAGATTCTGATCATGATGCAGAATGAGAAATCAGAGTTGCATAAGAGGGTGAAGGAACTTACCATTATGTGTGAAGAGGCTAAAGCGATCGTAGAAGAGAAAGAGAGCGTAATTGTCAAGCTATCTGGTGATAGCAAACATCTAGCCAGAGAGATAGCATCCCAGCGGGAACTAAACTGTACATTGGAAGTGGAACTTGGAAGAATACAAGAAGATATTAAGCGTCATAAACATAGGGAGAAAAGATTGAGGTGTGAGCTAGTGAAGAAGAGAATGGAGGTTGAGATTTGTGAGACTCAGGCTGATGAACTGTTTGGTGAGCTCCAGATCTCTAATGTTCATGAAATAGTATTCAAGGGAAAGCTTCTTGAGCTCGATGAAGCATATGTGAGCCTCGAAAACAGAAGTAATTACAAAGATGTGAAGACTGAAACTCTGAGAGAGAGAATTAATAACATAACCGATCTAAATGGAGAACTAGGAATTCATTTGGCCAAATATACATCAGCGGTCACATCTTTGAACGATTCTGTATCCTATCTGGAGAATCATACTCTTCTGTGCAGAAAAGCACACAAACATGATAAGCAAGAAGTAAAG GATACTGATTCAGTAAATCATCAGCGTTCTGAGGGCTATCAGCAAAGATATCACGATCTGATTGCAACACTGCACAATGGATCTTTTGAATTGAAGGATTTGCATAGAAGGATTCAGGCTGTGGAAATGGCTGTGATAGAAAAAGTGAAACTTGAGACTCTAGAAAACTTGAACTCCACTGGCAAACAAGAGATGGTAATGAGAAGGGTCGAGGAAGTGGCTTGTGGAAATAGCTTGGTCAGAGAAAATGACCAGACAAGGCCTACTACTCCAAGAAGAGAGATTGAATCTGGAAATGAATTGCAGAGATCAAAGACAAAAGTCTTTGAAGTTAGTGGtgaaatattgacaaaggacaTCATTCTTGATCAAATGGCCAAATGCTCTAACGGGGCGGACAAGAGAGAAGAGAATTTAGATGCTTACAATCAGATGCTGGAATTATGGGAGGCAACTGATGAGGATGGTAGCATTGATCTCATGGTTTGCAAATCTCAGAACATGGCCACTTCCTCAACTAACTATAACAGATTTGAAGTAGTTAAGGAACAGAATAAACGTCGCTCTACCGACTCATTGGTTGAGAAAGAGGTGGGAGTGGACATATTAGAGACCTCAAGTAGATTGTCAGTTCCTCTCCACAAACGAAAAGAGAGGAAGATTCTTGAAAGACTCGATTCTGACATGCAGAAATTGACAAACCTTCAAATAACCGTTCAAGATTTAATGCGGATTGTGCTTACAAAGCAGAGTAGAAGGAATAGTGCGGCAGAATATGACACCATGAAAGAGCAACTTGAAGAAGTTGAGGCTACTGTTATGAAACTGTTTAATGCCAATTGCAAATTGATGAAGAATGTACAAGATGGCACCCTGTCTTCTGATGGAGCGTCCACAATTGTATCCGATGAAGGTGGAAATGTCCGCAAACGAATAATATCAGCACAAGCAAGAAGAGGGTCCAAAAAAATTGGGCAGCTGCAACTTGAAGTACAGAGGTTACAGTTTTTACTGCTGAAAcaagatgaagaaaaagaaaacaagactAAGACCAAGATGATCGACCGACCTAAAATTCGCCTGCAGGATTATCTTTACGGTAGCATTAGAAGCAAGAATAAGAACAAGAAAACTGCATTCTGTGGATGCATGCATGCTACAATGTCTCCAAGTCCAACAATAGGTGAATGGGGCTATTCAACTTCATTGGTAGGTAACCAACATAGATTACATAACTAA